A genome region from Erigeron canadensis isolate Cc75 chromosome 3, C_canadensis_v1, whole genome shotgun sequence includes the following:
- the LOC122593609 gene encoding mRNA-capping enzyme: protein MDLNASPEPEEDEEFYEPTFSEDSAPEEKHNQHYNHQQHVEHVETAVDIMRREREERKQRLKRERPDDKPIQHRAYPSMEDNYFHAKNQRTYDKSRLPPGWLDCPAYGQEIGCIVPSKVPLGESFNDCIVPGKRYSFRQVIHQQRVLGRKLGLVIDLTNTTRYYSVNDWKKEGIKYVKINCKGRGSVPENEAVNQFVYEVSQFLARQKNSKKYILVHCTHGHNRTGYMIIHYLMRTLPISVTQAIRIFSEARPPGIYKPDYIDALYAFYHERKPDMVTCPSTPEWKRSSEFDLNGEALPDEDDDGVPVEPFDENHETEGVMTNDDVLGDSIPQDQQDAFRQFCYQVLKLSAGVRGNHQFPGSHPVSLDRENLQLLRQRYYYATWKADGTRYMMLITMDGCYLIDRNFAFRRVQMRFPWKINNEGLAEKVHHFTLLDGEMIIDTVPDTRKQERRYLIYDLMAINQVSIVERPFYERWKMLEKEVVEPRNRERHNIYRYGNSMYRYDLEPFRVRRKDFWLLSTVTKLLKEFIPRLSHDADGLVFQGWDDPYVPRTHEGLLKWKYASMNSVDFLFEMAEDRQLLFPFERGKKKLMEGNKIAFDDDVDPSSYSGKIIECVWNKEEDVWVYHRVRTDKATPNEFNTYRKVMRSIKDNITEEVLLGEINQIIQLPMYADRIKQDSKGHHRPK, encoded by the exons ATGGATCTAAATGCATCCCCAGAAcctgaagaagatgaagaattttATGAACCAACTTTCAGCGAGGACAGTGCACCAGAAGAAAAACATAATCAACATtataatcatcaacaacatGTAGAACATGTAGAGACAGCAGTCGATATTATGCGCCGG GAGCGTGAAGAAAGAAAGCAACGTCTGAAACGAGAACGCCCAGATGACAAACCAATACAACATCGGGCTTACCCATCTATGGAGGATAATTATTTTCATGCAAAAAATCAAAGAACTTATGATAAGAGTAGGCTTCCTCCAG GATGGTTGGATTGCCCAGCATATGGTCAGGAAATAGGTTGTATTGTCCCTTCTAAAGTTCCTCTTGGTGAATCCTTCAATGACTGTATTGTTCCCGGTAAAAGATACTCTTTTAGGCAAGTCATTCACCAACAAAGAGTTTTGGGTCGCAAG CTTGGCTTAGTTATTGATCTTACTAATACAACTCGTTACTATTCCGTTAATGATTGGAAGAAAGAGGGCATCAAGTATGTTAAG ATTAACTGCAAGGGACGTGGCTCTGTACCAGAAAATGAGGCCGTAAATCAGTTTGTATACGAG GTTTCTCAATTCTTAGCTCGACAGAAGAACTCGAAGAAGTATATTCTTGTTCATTGCACACATGGGCATAATCGTACAGGGTATATGATTATTCATTACCTCATGAGAACATTGCCAATATCCGTAACTCAG GCAATAAGGATATTCTCTGAGGCACGCCCACCAGGAATATATAAACCGGACTATATTGATGCATTATATGCCTTTTATCATGAAAGGAAGCCTGATATGGTCACTTGCCCTTCAACTCCTGAATGGAAAAGATCGTCTGAGTTTGATCTGAATGGAGAGGCATTACcggatgaagatgatgatggagTACCTGTGGAACCTTTCGAT GAAAACCATGAGACAGAGGGAGTCATGACAAATGATGATGTTTTGGGTGACAGTATCCCTCAAGATCAGCAAGATGCATTCAGACAGTTCTGTTATCAAGTACTAAAACTAAGTGCCGGG GTAAGAGGGAATCATCAGTTTCCAGGTTCACATCCAGTTTCTCTAGACAG GGAAAACTTGCAGCTTCTTAGGCAGCGGTACTATTATGCTACATGGAAAGCTGATGGTACAAGATATATGATGTTAATTACTATGGATGGATGTTATCTAATTGACAGAAATTTTGCTTTCCGAAGGGTCCAGATGAGATTTCCCtggaaaataaataatgaa GGTTTAGCTGAGAAGGTTCACCACTTCACACTGCTTGATGGTGAGATGATAATTGATACTGTGCCAGACACACGGAAACAAGAAAGACGTTATCTCATATATGATTTGATGGCAATTAATCAAGTCTCAATCGTTGAG AGACCTTTTTATGAACGATGGAAAATGCTTGAGAAGGAAGTGGTCGAACCTCGGAACCGCGAACGCCATAATATATACAGATATGGAAACTCCATGTATAGATATGACTTGGAGCCATTCAGG GTGAGGAGGAAAGACTTTTGGTTGCTTTCTACTGTCACCAAGCTGTTGAAGGAGTTTATTCCAAGGCTTTCGCATGATGCAGATGGCCTTGTTTTTCAG GGATGGGATGATCCTTATGTTCCACGAACACATGAAGGACTTTTGAAGTGGAAATATGCATCAATGAATTCAGTGGATTTCCTTTTCGAG ATGGCTGAAGATCGCCAGCTACTTTTTCCTTTTGAACGAGGGAAGAAGAAGCTGATGGAAGGAAACAAAATTGCATTTGATG ATGACGTTGATCCTTCGTCATACTCGGGGAAGATTATCGAGTGTGTTTGGAATAAAGAGGAAGATGTATGGGTCTACCACCGAGTCCGAACAGATAAAGCTACACCAAATGAATTCAACACCTATAGAAAG GTGATGCGGAGCATAAAGGACAACATCACAGAGGAAGTATTGTTAGGTGAGATTAATCAGATAATTCAGTTGCCAATGTATGCAGATCGGATTAAACAGGACAGCAAAGGCCACCATCGTCCTAAATGA
- the LOC122592385 gene encoding protein DEFECTIVE IN EXINE FORMATION 1: MKIRFSLLYIVSFLLLVVDIHGEATNKFRDREATDDNLGYPNFDEDELLNKQCPQNLELRWQTEVSSSIYATPLIADINSDGKLDVVVPSFVHYLEVLEGSDGDKMPGWPAFHQSTVHASPLLYDIDKDGVREIALATYNGEVLFFRASGYMMSDKLEVPRLKAKRDWYVGLLPDPVDHSHPDVHDEQLIQEAVMHSKPNPKEANHTSGVEEHKGKETEMQPKTETPNDTKVTSPEEHVRNPQNQSDASVAQDKTSPHIELPKDIHNTSSTTAPDNVEGTNNETKTGRRLLEETTQDNDHKDVPVTTVENEEGLEADADSSFELFRDNDELADEYNYDYDDYVDESMWGDEEWTEAQHEASQNYVHVDSHILCTPVIADIDRDGVSEMIVAVSYFFDHEYYDNPERVKELGGIDIGKYVGGAIVVFNLETKQVKWTQELDLSTETGKYRAYIYSSPTVVDLDGDGYLDILVGTSYGLFYVLDHNGKVREKFPLEMAEIQGAVIAADINDDGKIELVTTDTHGNVAAWTPQGVEIWEIHLKSLIPQGPSVGDVDGDGHTDVVVPTISGNIYVLSGKDGSFVRPYPYRTHGRVMNQVLLVDLAKRNEKKKGLTIVTTSFDGYLYLIDGPTSCADVVDIGETSYSMVLADNVDGGDDLDLIVTTMNGNVFCFSTPAPHHPLKAWRSHNQGRNNVAARVDREGVYVTPSSRAFRDEEGKNFWVEIEIVDKHRVPSGSQGPYNVTTSLLVPGNYQGNRTIKSYNVYDKPGKYRMKLPTVGVRTTGTVLVEMTDKNGLHFSDEFSLTFHLHYYKLLKWLLVLPMMGMFAVLVIFRPQDSMPLPSFSRNTEL; this comes from the exons atgaaaattaggttttcattattatatattgtatcatttttattattagtagttGACATTCATGGAGAAGCTACTAATAAATTTCGTGATCGTGAAGCCACTGACGATAATTTAGGTTATCctaattt CGACGAGGATGAATTGTTGAATAAACAATGTCCTCAAAATTTGGAGCTAAGATGGCAGACGGAAGTTAGTTCTAGCATATATGCAACACCATTAATCGCTGACATTAACAG TGATGGCAAGCTTGATGTTGTTGTTCCATCTTTTGTTCACTACCTAGAAGTTTTAGAAGGTTCTGATGGGGATAAAATGCCAG GATGGCCTGCTTTTCATCAGTCTACTGTTCACGCCAGCCCACTCTTATATGATATTGACAAGGATGGTGTGAGAGAAATAGCATTGGCTACTTACAATGGCGAGGTGCTCTTCTTCCG AGCTTCAGGTTATATGATGTCAGATAAATTAGAGGTCCCTAGGCTTAAAGCCAAGAGGGATTGGTATGTGGGGCTGCTTCCAGATCCAGTTGACCATTCTCACCCAGATGTTCATGATGAGCAGCTCATTCAAGAGGCTGTCATGCATTCCAAACCTA ACCCCAAAGAAGCTAACCATACATCTGGTGTGGAAGAGCACAAGGGGAAAGAGACTGAAATGCAACCGAAAACGGAAACACCAAATGATACAAAAGTTACGTCTCCGGAAGAACATGTTAGGAATCCACAGAATCAGAGTGATGCAAGTGTTGCACAAGATAAAACTAGTCCTCATATTGAGTTGCCAAAGGACATACATAACACCTCATCAACTACTGCACCAGATAATGTAGAAGGTACTAACAATGAAACAAAAACTGGAAGACGTCTACTTGAAGAGACAACACAGGACAATGATCATAAAGATGTTCCTGTTACAACTGTTGAAAATGAGGAAGGTCTTGAGGCCGATGCTGATTCGTCTTTTGAGTTATTTCGTGACAATGATGAGCTGGCTGATGAGTATAACTATGACTATGATGATTAtgttgatgaatcaatgtgggGTGATGAAGAGTGGACTGAAGCTCAACACGAGGCATCTCAAAATTATGTGCATGTTGATTCACACATTTTGTGTACTCCT GTGATAGCGGACATAGACCGGGATGGGGTTTCGGAGATGATTGTTGCAGTCTCATATTTCTTTGACCACGA GTACTATGATAACCCGGAGCGTGTGAAGGAGCTTGGTGGTATTGACATTGGAAAATATGTTGGTGGTGCTATCGTCGTTTTTAACCTTGAGACCAAACAAGTTAAGTGGACTCAAGAATTGGATCTGAGTACAGAAACTGGGAAGTACCGTGCCTACATCTATTCTTCTCCGACAGTAGTTGATTTGGACGGTGATGGATACCTGGACATTCTTGTTGGAACTTCTTATGGCTTATTTTATGTCCTTGATCATAATG GCAAGGTAAGGGAGAAGTTCCCTCTTGAGATGGCTGAAATTCAGGGTGCTGTAATAGCTGCTGATATAAATGATGATGGGAAGATTGAATTGGTCACTACAGATACCCATGGCAATGTTGCGGCATGGACTCCTCAGGGTGTAGAAATCTGGGAAATCCATCTTAAGAGCTTAATTCCTCAG GGTCCCAGTGTTGGTGATGTGGATGGAGATGGGCACACTGATGTGGTGGTTCCAACTATATCCGGAAATATATATGTGCTTAGTGGAAAGGATGGGTCATTTGTACGTCCATATCCATACAGAACTCATGGCAGAGTGATGAATCAGGTTCTCCTGGTTGATTTGGCTAAACGCAATGAAAAGAAGAAAGGACTTACCATCGTTACCACATCATTTGATGGCTACTTGTATCTCATTGATGGACCTACTTCATGTGCTGATGTTGTAGATATCGGTGAAACATC GTATAGCATGGTCTTGGCAGACAATGTTGATGGTGGAGATGATCTTGATCTTATTGTGACAACCATGAATGGCAATGTCTTCTGTTTTTCAACCCCTGCTCCACATCATCCTCTCAAG GCATGGAGATCACATAATCAGGGACGCAACAACGTTGCAGCTCGTGTTGACCGTGAAGGAGTCTACGTTACCCCTTCATCCAGAGCATTCCGTGATGAAGAAGGAAAGAATTTTTGGGTTGAAATAGAGATTGTAGATAAACATAGGGTACCATCTGGCTCCCAAGGTCCTTATAATGTCACG ACATCATTGCTGGTTCCTGGAAATTACCAAGGGAATAGAACAATCAAGAGTTACAATGTGTATGATAAACCTGGAAAATACAGGATGAAGCTCCCAACAGTAGGAGTAAGAACAACGGGAACAGTATTGGTGGAAATGACAGACAAGAACGGATTGCACTTTTCTGATGAATTCTCATTAACCTTCCATCTTCATTACTACAAGTTATTAAAATGGCTTCTTGTACTTCCGATGATGGGCATGTTTGCTGTGCTTGTCATCTTTCGTCCACAGGATTCCATGCCTTTGCCATCATTCTCACGCAACACAGAGTTATAA